In Populus nigra chromosome 1, ddPopNigr1.1, whole genome shotgun sequence, one genomic interval encodes:
- the LOC133680786 gene encoding uncharacterized protein LOC133680786, whose product MMTLKLSGFCDCEGCWRKVNDALSGIKGIKGRLIDKKKFLVTVNVTGTVDTEALEARLAKIRKGVKVEVIFQGDGEKKEEEKKPKEEANFNGPYNDPQPYAYFNGPYNDPQPYAYFNGQYNDPQPQGLADGSGLYNDPQPYAYFNGLYNDPQPYAYFNGSSNDPQLLGLANGSGPYNDAEAGPSNIGGYSTEPMGEQNLEHELARYLCDYGLDYGPHFPFGEDVVPPYVYFNGSYNDPPPQGLADGSGPYSYPPAQDLAHGNGPYNYHPSQDLADEISNACSIM is encoded by the exons ATGATGACGTTGAAGTTGAGTGGATTCTGCGACTGTGAAGGATGCTGGCGTAAGGTGAATGATGCTCTCTCCGGTATCAAAG GGATTAAAGGGAGATTAATAGACAAAAAGAAGTTCCTTGTCACTGTCAATGTCACTGGCACTGTGGACACTGAAGCCTTGGAAGCAAGATTGGCTAAGATAAGAAAGGGTGTCAAGGTTGAGGTTATATTCCAAGGTGACGGggaaaagaaggaagaagaaaagaagccGAAAGAGGAAGCTAATTTTAATGGGCCCTATAATGATCCCCAACCCTATGCTTATTTTAATGGGCCCTATAATGATCCCCAACCGTATGCTTATTTTAATGGGCAGTATAATGATCCCCAACCCCAAGGTCTTGCTGATGGTAGTGGGCTCTATAATGATCCCCAACCCTATGCTTATTTTAATGGGCTCTATAATGATCCCCAACCCTATGCTTATTTTAATGGGTCCTCTAACGATCCCCAACTCTTAGGTCTTGCTAATGGTAGTGGACCCTATAATGACGCCGAAGCTGGTCCATCTAATATAGGGGGATATAGTACTGAGCCCATGGGTGAACAGAACTTAGAACACGAGCTTGCAAGATATCTGTGTGATTATGGGCTTGACTATGGCCCACACTTTCCTTTTGGCGAAGATGTCGTCCCACCCTATGTTTATTTTAATGGGTCCTATAATGATCCCCCACCCCAAGGTCTTGCTGATGGTAGTGGGCCCTATAGTTATCCCCCGGCCCAAGACCTTGCTCATGGTAACGGGCCCTATAATTATCACCCATCGCAAGACCTTGCTGATGAAATTTCCAATGCATGTTCTATTATGTGA
- the LOC133697430 gene encoding pentatricopeptide repeat-containing protein At3g26782, mitochondrial, producing the protein MKIPYPISLQLLTISFKIHKKHFSTTAAATNTNLTTLFNKYFDRTDVYSWNSLIAELARGGDSCESLRAFSWMRKLDIKPNRSTFPCAIKSCSALLDLNSGKQAHQQALVFGFESDLFVSSALIDMYSKCGKLSNARVLFDEIPRRNIVTWTSLITGYVQNDDAHEALMVFKEFLFEKSERNGEEVGTSVDSVAMISVLSACSRVSNKAVSEGVHGVAIKVGLDKVMGVENTLLDAYAKCGEVNLSRKVFDDMAEKDVVSWNSMIAVYAQNGLSTDAFEVFHGMLKAGGGKYNEVTLSTLLLACAHEGALRVGMCLHDQVIKMGYVNNVIMATSIIDMYCKCGQAEMARNAFDGMKEKNVRSWTAMIAGYGMHGFAREALDVFYQMIWAGVKPNYITFISVLAACSHAGFLDEGWRWFNAMSHEYNLEPGVEHYGCMVDLLGRAGYIKEAYNLIKSMKVRRDFVLWGSLLAACRIHKDVELAEISARELFKLDPSNCGYYVLLANIYADAGRWKDVERMRILVKDRGLVKPPGYSLVELKGRVHVFLVGDKEHPQHEKIYKYLEELSVKLQEAGYVPNMASVLHDVDEEEKEMIVRVHSEKLAVAFGVMNSVPGSTIHVIKNLRVCGDCHTVIKLISKIVSREIIVRDAKRFHHFKDGLCSCGDYW; encoded by the exons ATGAAGATTCCATATCCCATTTCACTTCAGTTACTTACAATCTCAttcaaaatccataaaaaacacttttcaacaacagcagcagcaaccaaCACTAACCTAACTACCTTGTTCAACAAATACTTCGACAGGACCGATGTCTACTCCTGGAACTCACTTATTGCCGAGTTGGCTCGTGGAGGTGACTCGTGCGAGTCTCTCCGTGCTTTCTCTTGGATGCGAAAGCTCGATATAAAACCAAACCGTTCAACTTTCCCTTGCGCAATCAAATCATGTTCGGCTTTGTTGGATCTTAACTCCGGAAAACAAGCTCACCAACAAGCTCTTGTTTTTGGGTTTGAATCGGACCTTTTTGTATCATCAGCTTTGATTGATATGTACTCAAAATGTGGGAAGTTAAGTAATGCAAGAGTACTGTTCGATGAAATTCCTCGGAGAAATATTGTTACTTGGACTTCTTTAATCACCGGGTATGTTCAAAATGATGATGCCCATGAAGCGTTAATGGTTTTTAAGGagtttttgtttgaaaagaGTGAACGAAATGGTGAAGAGGTTGGAACTTCTGTTGATTCTGTtgctatgatttctgttttatcGGCTTGTTCTCGTGTTTCTAATAAAGCAGTCAGTGAGGGAGTTCATGGGGTTGCTATAAAGGTCGGGTTGGATAAAGTGATGGGAGTTGAGAATACTTTGTTGGATGCGTATGCAAAGTGTGGTGAAGTGAATTTGTCTAGAAAGGTGTTCGATGACATGGCTGAGAAGGATGTTGTTTCTTGGAATTCTATGATTGCTGTGTATGCCCAAAATGGGTTATCGACGGATGCTTTTGAAGTTTTTCATGGGATGTTAAAGGCTGGTGGTGGTAAATACAATGAGGTGACTTTGTCCACTTTGTTGCTAGCTTGTGCACATGAGGGCGCTCTGCGTGTGGGGATGTGTTTACATGATCAG GTTATAAAGATGGGTTATGTGAATAATGTGATTATGGCCACCTCAATTATAGATATGTATTGCAAATGTGGGCAAGCTGAAATGGCAAGAAATGCATTTGATGGCATGAAGGAGAAGAATGTGAGGTCATGGACTGCTATGATTGCTGGATATGGAATGCATGGTTTTGCAAGAGAAGCTTTGGATGTTTTTTATCAGATGATATGGGCTGGGGTCAAACCAAATTATATAACTTTTATTTCAGTTCTGGCTGCTTGTAGCCATGCTGGTTTTTTAGATGAGGGCTGGCGTTGGTTTAATGCCATGAGTCATGAATATAATTTAGAACCAGGGGTTGAGCACTATGGTTGCATGGTTGATCTTCTTGGGCGTGCTGGTTATATCAAAGAGGCGTACAACTTGATAAAGAGTATGAAGGTGAGGCGTGATTTTGTACTATGGGGCTCTCTTCTTGCAGCTTGTAGAATTCACAAGGATGTGGAGCTTGCAGAGATTTCTGCGAGGGAACTGTTTAAACTAGACCCAAGTAATTGTGGGTATTATGTCTTACTTGCAAACATATATGCAGATGCTGGAAGATGGAAAGATGTTGAAAGGATGAGAATACTTGTGAAAGATCGTGGACTAGTTAAACCACCGGGATACAGTTTGGTTGAACTCAAAGGTAGGGTGCATGTATTCTTGGTTGGAGATAAAGAGCATCCTCAACATGAGAAGATCTACAAGTATTTGGAGGAACTCTCTGTGAAGCTGCAAGAAGCTGGCTATGTTCCTAATATGGCATCGGTTCTTCATGATGTTGAtgaagaggagaaagaaatgaTTGTGCGAGTTCATAGTGAGAAATTGGCTGTTGCTTTTGGAGTCATGAACTCAGTTCCTGGTTCAACTATTCATGTTATTAAGAATCTTCGGGTTTGTGGTGACTGCCATACTGTTATAAAGCTGATTTCCAAGATTGTTAGTAGAGAAATTATAGTGAGAGACGCAAAGAGATTTCATCACTTCAAGGATGGTTTGTGTTCATGTGGAGATTATTGGTAA
- the LOC133697438 gene encoding protein NETWORKED 3C-like gives MEIIEASSCSVAPGDRDSPRHSQWLQKTLSDMNERMKAMMTLLEEDGDSLDRVVSHYKRRLELVQMLEEFNRSYRYLAETCDRLRSKFLVKDSGPAPLYSTIDSNKDTPIESSDNSNSEILDSHPQYVVEDPEIKCDSTNFDVEYLDKLVDDLMLTEECKMKLKAKCEIGENQMDKKGRDFFRVESISTNMNDYGEVQATARDFSEGSGYEWDNTWCELKFQITNLMEENLRQQAELARRNIEKKLVIDKLRLQLEHLKAENRSLQGCISCSKDGEKRNSLQRRGLLSGKFFGGGCT, from the exons ATGGAAATCATCGAGGCTTCTTCATGTTCTGTGGCTCCAGGTGATCGTGATAGCCCCCGACATTCTCAATGGCTTCAGAAAACTCTATCAG ACATGAACGAGAGAATGAAAGCCATGATGACCCTTTTGGAAGAAGATGGCGATTCTTTAGATAGAGTTGTCAGTCATTACAAAAGAAGGCTGGAGCTTGTTCAAATGCTAGAAGAGTTCAACAGATCTTATCGCTATTTAGCTGAAACATGTGACAGGTTGAGGTCTAAATTCCTTGTCAAAGATTCAGGGCCTGCACCTTTGTATTCCACAATTGACAGTAACAAGGATACACCGATAGAAAGCTCTGATAATTCTAACTCGGAGATTTTAGATTCCCATCCTCAATATGTTGTTGAAGATCCTGAGATCAAATGTGACAGCACTAACTTCGACGTTGAATACCTGGACAAACTAGTGGATGACCTGATGTtgactgaagaatgcaagatgaaattaaaagcgAAATGTGAAATTGGAGAAAATCAAATGGATAAGAAAGGCAGAGATTTTTTCCGAGTAGAAAGTATCAGTACGAATATGAATGATTATGGCGAAGTTCAAGCTACTGCAAGAGACTTCTCAGAGGGTAGTGGTTACGAGTGGGACAATACATGGTGTGAACTCAAGTTTCAAATCACAAACCTTATGGAGGAAAATCTGCGGCAGCAGGCCGAGTTAGCAAGGAGAAACATTGAAAAGAAACTGGTAATTGATAAGCTCCGGCTACAGCTAGAACATTTGAAGGCTGAGAACAGGTCCCTCCAGGGCTGCATCAGCTGTTCAAAAGATGGAGAGAAGCGCAACTCATTGCAGAGAAGAGGATTACTCTCGGGTAAGTTTTTTGGAGGAGGTTGTACATGA
- the LOC133680785 gene encoding mitochondrial phosphate carrier protein 3, mitochondrial-like, whose protein sequence is MDSHRQQSLIPSFLYSSSSSANTLTLSTLLHSDQPSLSPSLSPAMGRKSSGGFVIPAPSEPGKRIEMYSPAFYAACTVGGILSCGLTHTTVTPLDLVKCNMQIDPAKYKSISSGFGVLLKEQGVRGFFRGWVPTLLGYSAQGACKFGFYEFFKKYYSDLAGPEYAAKYKTLIYLAGSASAEVIADIALCPFEAVKVRVQTQPGFARGLSDGMPKFVKAEGALGLYKGIVPLWGRQIPYTMMKFASFETIVEMIYKYSIPVPKDECSKSLQLGVSFAGGYVAGVFCAVVSHPADNLVSFLNNAKGATVGDAVKKLGVWGLFTRGLPLRIVMIGTLTGAQWGIYDAFKVFVGLPTTGGAAPAAAPAKV, encoded by the exons ATGGATTCTCATAGACAACAGTCACTGATCCCTAGCTTCCTCtactcctcttcttcctccgCTAATACACTCACCCTCTCTACACTCCTCCACTCCGATCAACCTTCTCTTTCTCCGTCGTTATCCCCGGCTATGGGTAGGAAGAGCAGTGGCGGATTTGTGATCCCGGCACCGAGTGAGCCTGGGAAAAGGATCGAGATGTACTCACCTGCTTTCTATGCTGCTTGTACTGTTGGTGGTATTCTTAGCTGTGGACTTACTCATACGACTGTTACTCCTCTTGACCTTGTCAAGTGTAATATGCAG attgaCCCTGCCAAGTACAAGAGCATCTCATCTGGTTTTGGAGTTCTACTCAAGGAGCAAGGAGTGAGAGGCTTCTTCAGGGGTTGGGTGCCTACCCTTCTTGGTTACAGTGCTCAGGGGGCCTGCAAATTTGGATTCTATGAGTTCTTTAAGAAGTACTACTCTGATCTTGCTGGGCCTGAGTATGCAGCCAAGTACAAGACCTTGATTTACCTTGCTGGTTCTGCGTCTGCTGAGGTGATTGCAGATATTGCTCTTTGCCCCTTTGAGGCGGTGAAGGTTCGAGTTCAAACTCAGCCTGGGTTTGCTAGAGGCTTGTCTGATGGAATGCCTAAGTTTGTGAAAGCTGAAGGTGCTCTTGG gTTGTACAAAGGTATCGTTCCTCTCTGGGGTCGCCAGATACCAT ATACAATGATGAAGTTTGCATCTTTTGAGACTATTGTAGAGATGATCTACAAGTATTCCATCCCCGTGCCAAAGGACGAGTGCAGCAAGTCTCTGCAGCTTGGTGTTAGCTTTGCTGGTGGTTATGTTGCTGGTGTGTTTTGTGCTGTTGTGTCACATCCCGCGGATAATCTTGTCTCTTTCCTGAACAATGCTAAAGGGGCAACTGTTGGTGAT GCTGTGAAGAAGCTAGGTGTGTGGGGTCTGTTCACTCGCGGGCTGCCTCTCCGTATTGTCATGATTGGAACACTCACCGGAGCTCAGTGGGGTATCTATGATGCATTCAAAGTTTTTGTGGGATT GCCTACTACTGGTGGTGCTGCCCCTGCTGCTGCCCCTGCAAAGGTATAA
- the LOC133680784 gene encoding V-type proton ATPase subunit C-like codes for MTSRYWVVSLPVENSASSVWNRLQEQISKHSFDTPLYRFNIPNLRVGTLDLLLSLSDDLVKSSNFIEGVSHKTRRQIEEFERVSGLESNALTVDGVPVDSYLTRFVWDEAKYPTMSPLKEIVDSIHSQVAKIEDDLKVRVAEYNNVRSQLNAINRKQSGSLAVRDLSDLVKTEDIIISEHLITLPAIVPKYSQKDWLASYETLTNYVVPRSSKKLYEDNEYALYTVTLFKRVADNFRTNAREKGFQIRDFEYSPEAQESRKQELERLVRDQESLRSSLLQWCYTSYGEVFSSWMHFCAVRVFAESILRYGLPPSFLACVLSPTTKSEKKVRSILEGFCDNSNSMHWKSEDEMGGGIFGLGGEADTYPYPSFTINLV; via the exons atgacGAGTAGATACTGGGTAGTTTCTCTTCCGGTTGAAAACTCAGCTTCTTCTGTGTGGAACCGTTTGCAAGAACAAATCTCAAAGCACTCTTTTGATACACCTCTCTACagg TTTAATATCCCTAATCTTCGTGTTGGAACCCTCGATTTACTCCTTTCCCTTAGTGATGATCTCGTCAag TCGAGTAACTTTATAGAAGGAGTGTCACACAAGACCAGGAGACAGATTGAGGAATTTGAGAGGGTATCAGGTCTGGAGAGCAATGCTTTGACAGTTGATGGTGTGCCAGTTGACTCTTACCTAACCAG GTTTGTTTGGGATGAAGCAAAATACCCAACAATGTCTCCTCTAAAAGAGATTGTGGATAGTATCCATAGTCAAGTGGCGAAGATTGAGGATGACCTCAAg GTTCGTGTTGCTGAGTATAATAATGTACGTAGTCAGCTCAATGCTATCAATCGGAAGCAGAGTGGAAG CTTAGCTGTTCGTGATCTTTCGGATTTGGTGAAAACAGAGGACATTATTATCTCTGAACACCTCATAACCCTCCCCGCAATTGTTCCCAAGTATTCACAGAAGGACTGGTTGGCAAGCTATGAAACATTGACTAACTATGTG GTTCCCAGGTCCTCCAAGAAGTTATATGAAGATAATGAATATGCTCTTTACACAGTAACACTATTTAAGCGTGTGGCAGACAATTTTAGAACAAATGCACGTGAAAAAGGGTTCCAA ATTCGCGATTTTGAATACAGTCCAGAAGCACAAGAGAGCAGGAAGCAAGAGTTAGAAAGACTGGTGCGGGACCAAGAAAGTTTGAGAAGTTCTCTTTTGCAGTGGTGCTATACTAGTTATGGAGAG GTATTCAGCTCTTGGATGCATTTTTGTGCTGTTCGTGTCTTTGCAGAGAGCATTCTCAGATATGGATTGCCCCCATCATTTTTG GCTTGTGTTTTATCTCCTACTACAAAAAGCGAGAAGAAAGTACGTTCAATCCTTGAAGGATTTTGTGACAATTCAAACAG CATGCACTGGAAATCTGAAGATGAAATGGGAGGAGGGATCTTCGGTTTGGGAGGCGAAGCTGATACTTATCCTTACCCGTCCTTCACAATCAATCTTGTTTGA
- the LOC133692127 gene encoding probable glucan endo-1,3-beta-glucosidase A6 — protein sequence MKAGSVKLYDANPEILRLLARTNIHVSIMVRNDEIINIAANQTTANKWVEDNVLRYYPDTIIRTILVGNEVLSYSSDAGKQIWNHLVPAMRRIKISLRAQDIRNIKVGTPLAMDVLQTSFPPSNGTFRSDISTSVMVPLLNFLNSTKSFFFIDAYPYFPWSANPINISLNFALFQSNIKYTDPGTGLVYTNLLDQMLDSLVFAMTKLGYPDVRLSIAETGWPNAGDIDEAGANIKNAATYNRKLVRKMTASNPTGTPARPGALIPTFIFALYDENRKTGPGTERHWGLLHPNGTSIYQIDLTGKRASSDYETLPPAQNNVPYKGRLWCIAAPEVNLTELESALTFACNQGNGTCDSLTPGKECYEPLSVTWHASYAFSSYWAKFRSQGANCYFNGLAQQTTSNPSRGSCQFPSVTI from the exons ATGAAAGCTGGCAGCGTAAAGCTCTATGATGCCAACCCTGAAATCCTGAGACTCTTGGCAAGAACCAATATCCATGTCTCCATTATGGTTAGAAATGATGAGATCATCAACATTGCTGCCAATCAGACCACAGCAAACAAATGGGTTGAAGACAATGTCCTCCGCTACTACCCTGACACCATAATCCGAACCATTCTCGTTGGCAATGAAGTTCTCAGCTATTCTTCAGATGCAGGAAAACAGATTTGGAATCATCTTGTGCCTGCAATGCGCAGAATTAAGATCTCTCTCAGAGCTCAGGATATTCGTAACATCAAAGTAGGTACTCCACTGGCCATGGACGTTCTGCAAACATCATTTCCGCCATCAAATGGGACTTTCCGGTCTGATATCTCAACGTCAGTGATGGTGCCACTGCTAAACTTCTTAAATAGTACCAAGTCATTTTTCTTCATTGATGCCTACCCTTATTTCCCGTGGTCTGCAAATCCCATCAACATAAGCCTCAATTTTGCACTGTttcaatcaaatatcaaatacaCAGACCCTGGTACCGGCTTAGTATACACCAACCTCCTAGACCAAATGCTTGACTCACTTGTTTTTGCCATGACCAAACTTGGATATCCCGATGTCCGGCTCTCAATAGCTGAAACCGGCTGGCCCAATGCAGGCGATATTGATGAAGCTGGAGCTAACATTAAAAATGCAGCTACTTACAATCGGAAACTTGTTAGAAAGATGACTGCTAGTAACCCAACCGGCACCCCAGCTAGACCAGGTGCACTCATACCAACATTTATCTTTGCATTGTACGATGAGAACCGAAAGACCGGCCCTGGGACAGAGCGGCACTGGGGCTTGTTGCATCCGAATGggacatcaatatatcaaattgATTTGACAGGGAAGAGAGCATCATCAGACTATGAAACCCTACCTCCAGCACAAAATAACGTGCCTTATAAAGGCAGACTATGGTGCATAGCAGCACCAGAGGTCAATCTGACAGAGTTGGAAAGCGCATTAACTTTTGCATGCAATCAAGGAAATGGGACCTGTGACTCCTTGACCCCAGGGAAGGAATGTTATGAGCCACTGTCTGTAACTTGGCATGCCAGTTACGCATTTAGCTCGTACTGGGCTAAGTTCAGGAGCCAGGGTGCCAATTGCTACTTCAACGGACTTGCTCAGCAGACCACCAGCAATCCAA GTCGAGGATCGTGCCAGTTCCCCAGTGTGACTATTTGA